The following are encoded together in the Pedobacter steynii genome:
- a CDS encoding PLP-dependent aminotransferase family protein, with translation MMTFQYIAIADELEKLINTGVYPVGQKLPSLRLISSRFQVSIGTVLKAFVLLIDKGLILGKERSGYVVLRKSVTGEDLPQSSKTVSPAGAVKLNPILHKISRVDQENKSFVSFFNAVLDVDLLPLNAIRRSLQHASRDLTGAHLLYEQADGNPLLRQEIAKRSFRWNGMLNAEDVVITNGALEAVGLCLRAVAEKGDTIVVETPFYYGILQAIEALGLKIVELPGDTLSGIDLDQLEQVCKVHQVAAVVLISNFNNPNGAMLSDQKKRELAAFAKRKKIPVIDDDIYGDLHFDVDRPANIKSYDEDGWVMLCSSFSKSVAPGYRIGWCAPGRFTEKVVRLKSVTNVATASVVQLSLLQLLSTGAYDRHLRRLRPELHRLMLLTLQAIEKYFPAGTRVSRPKGGLVLWIELPEEVDALSLHQKAIEAHIQIAPGSLFSNRADYRNYIRISCSNLWTSKIEAALQKLGSMIQELK, from the coding sequence ATGATGACGTTTCAATATATTGCCATAGCGGATGAGTTAGAAAAGCTGATCAATACGGGAGTTTATCCCGTAGGTCAGAAGCTTCCTTCCCTGCGTTTGATCAGTTCCCGCTTCCAGGTGAGTATCGGGACGGTTTTGAAAGCCTTTGTTTTACTCATCGATAAAGGATTGATTTTGGGAAAGGAACGATCTGGATATGTGGTTTTGAGAAAATCGGTTACCGGGGAAGATCTGCCGCAAAGTAGTAAAACAGTATCTCCTGCAGGAGCGGTGAAGCTGAACCCGATTTTACATAAAATCAGTCGTGTTGATCAGGAGAACAAGTCTTTTGTTTCATTTTTTAATGCGGTGCTGGATGTGGACCTTTTACCGCTTAATGCCATCAGAAGAAGTCTTCAGCATGCTTCAAGAGATCTGACTGGCGCGCATCTTTTGTATGAGCAGGCCGATGGAAATCCTTTACTGAGACAGGAAATTGCTAAGCGGTCTTTCCGATGGAATGGGATGCTTAATGCTGAAGATGTGGTCATTACCAATGGGGCACTGGAAGCTGTTGGCCTGTGCCTAAGGGCCGTTGCCGAAAAAGGGGATACGATTGTAGTGGAGACTCCTTTTTACTATGGCATTCTTCAGGCGATCGAAGCGCTGGGATTAAAAATAGTAGAACTTCCGGGAGATACCTTATCAGGAATTGACCTGGATCAGCTGGAGCAGGTTTGTAAAGTACATCAGGTAGCTGCAGTTGTCCTGATTTCTAACTTTAATAATCCCAACGGGGCCATGCTTTCTGATCAGAAAAAAAGAGAGCTGGCCGCTTTTGCAAAACGGAAGAAAATACCTGTTATTGATGATGATATATATGGCGACCTTCATTTTGATGTGGACCGGCCGGCAAATATCAAGAGTTATGATGAAGATGGATGGGTGATGTTGTGTTCCTCTTTTTCTAAATCCGTAGCGCCGGGTTATCGTATAGGCTGGTGTGCCCCGGGAAGATTTACGGAAAAGGTGGTCCGCCTCAAGTCAGTAACCAATGTTGCTACCGCAAGTGTGGTACAATTGTCTTTATTACAACTACTCAGTACAGGAGCCTATGATCGTCACCTGCGCCGGCTAAGACCTGAGCTGCACCGCCTGATGTTGTTGACCTTACAGGCGATAGAAAAGTATTTCCCTGCTGGAACAAGGGTAAGCAGACCGAAAGGCGGACTGGTACTTTGGATTGAGTTGCCGGAGGAAGTTGATGCACTTAGCCTCCATCAAAAAGCAATTGAAGCTCACATCCAGATTGCCCCGGGCAGCTTATTTTCAAACAGAGCAGACTATAGGAACTATATCCGGATCAGCTGCAGTAACCTTTGGACCTCTAAAATTGAAGCTGCACTTCAAAAATTAGGAAGTATGATACAGGAATTGAAGTAG
- a CDS encoding aspartate/glutamate racemase family protein: protein MMKKIGLVGGISWTSTVDYYRYINEGINEELGGLNFAECMIYSVNFDNFQRFNSEYDWDATFELLVNAAEDLKKAGAEAIVLCANTAHIVSDRIAAQVNLPLIDITTAVAERINQVGLKKVGLLGTTYTMELDFYKDKLIANGIEPMIPESQEDRDYIEDTLRNELGRGVLNPETKKQYLAIVQQLIDKGAEGIILGCTEIPLLIHQEDIQVPVFDTTKIHAQAAVAFALEAGK, encoded by the coding sequence ATGATGAAGAAAATCGGACTTGTCGGAGGCATCAGCTGGACATCAACAGTAGATTATTACCGTTACATCAATGAGGGAATCAATGAAGAATTAGGCGGATTAAACTTTGCGGAATGTATGATTTACTCCGTAAACTTTGACAATTTCCAACGTTTCAATTCAGAATACGATTGGGATGCCACTTTTGAATTGTTGGTTAATGCAGCGGAAGATTTAAAAAAGGCCGGCGCAGAAGCCATAGTTTTGTGTGCAAACACGGCTCATATTGTGTCTGACAGGATTGCGGCACAGGTAAACCTACCTTTGATAGACATTACCACTGCAGTAGCTGAAAGAATTAATCAGGTTGGTCTGAAAAAAGTAGGATTGCTTGGTACTACTTATACGATGGAACTGGATTTCTATAAGGACAAGCTGATTGCCAATGGAATTGAACCCATGATTCCGGAAAGCCAGGAAGACAGAGATTATATTGAGGATACGTTAAGGAACGAACTGGGCCGTGGGGTATTAAATCCAGAGACCAAGAAACAATATCTGGCAATTGTCCAGCAGTTGATCGACAAAGGTGCGGAAGGTATTATTTTAGGCTGTACCGAAATTCCATTGCTCATCCACCAGGAAGATATCCAGGTACCCGTTTTTGACACCACAAAGATTCATGCTCAGGCGGCAGTTGCATTTGCCCTGGAAGCAGGAAAATAA
- a CDS encoding DUF2071 domain-containing protein, whose product MKIPVIHGNIERRILINYTADAEVVRQILPFPFRPKIYKDKAIVGICLIRLKQVKPKSLPDFIGVSSENGAHRIAVEWDENGEVKEGVYIPRRDTSLRLNTLVGGWLFPGVHHLAKFNVKEENGHYHIDFLSSDQTGISIDAKEISDLNEHSIFENLANASAFFEKGSLGYSPNKDQFDGLKLQTYRWEMKALEVSHLRSSFFENESLLPKGSVVFDHALLMTEIEHEWHSVPTPGG is encoded by the coding sequence ATGAAAATACCTGTGATACATGGTAATATTGAGCGGAGAATTCTAATCAATTATACTGCTGATGCGGAAGTGGTACGACAAATTCTTCCTTTCCCGTTCCGGCCTAAAATTTATAAAGATAAAGCGATTGTCGGGATTTGCTTAATCCGGCTGAAACAAGTCAAACCAAAGAGCTTACCGGACTTTATTGGCGTTTCTTCTGAAAATGGAGCACATCGGATTGCCGTCGAATGGGACGAAAACGGGGAGGTCAAAGAAGGGGTTTACATCCCCCGAAGAGACACTTCATTGAGGCTGAATACCCTCGTTGGCGGCTGGCTTTTTCCTGGTGTTCATCATCTGGCAAAATTCAATGTGAAAGAAGAAAACGGACATTATCACATTGACTTCCTAAGCAGCGATCAAACGGGTATTTCAATTGATGCAAAAGAAATATCCGATTTAAATGAGCATTCTATATTTGAGAATTTAGCCAATGCCTCCGCTTTTTTTGAAAAGGGATCGTTGGGGTACTCTCCGAATAAAGACCAATTTGATGGTCTTAAACTGCAGACTTACCGATGGGAGATGAAAGCTTTGGAAGTCTCACACCTGAGGTCTAGTTTTTTTGAAAATGAAAGTCTGTTACCAAAAGGGTCTGTTGTATTTGATCATGCGTTGTTGATGACAGAAATCGAACACGAATGGCACAGCGTCCCCACACCAGGGGGATAA
- a CDS encoding PhnA domain-containing protein encodes MKLEELLLKRSENKCELCQSGEALSVYEVPPQSKSNEDNCIMICEKCLSQIENKEELDSKHWTCLSGSMWSEVPGVQVVSWRLLNRLSNESWAMDNLDMMYLDEERLEWAKSAGLENGTAAEFHKDCNGSILQAGDSIVLIKSLDVKGSTLNAKMGTVVKNIRLVENNTDQIEGKIEGQVIVILTKYTRKQGA; translated from the coding sequence ATGAAACTGGAAGAACTATTGCTGAAGAGAAGTGAAAACAAATGTGAATTGTGCCAATCCGGGGAAGCCCTTAGTGTATACGAAGTTCCTCCTCAGTCAAAGAGCAATGAAGACAACTGCATCATGATTTGTGAGAAGTGTTTATCACAGATTGAAAATAAAGAAGAACTGGACAGCAAACACTGGACTTGCTTAAGCGGAAGCATGTGGAGTGAAGTTCCTGGAGTACAGGTTGTTTCCTGGCGTTTATTGAACCGTCTCAGCAATGAAAGCTGGGCAATGGACAACCTGGACATGATGTACCTGGATGAAGAAAGACTGGAATGGGCTAAATCTGCAGGTCTTGAAAATGGCACGGCAGCAGAATTTCATAAAGATTGTAATGGCAGTATTCTTCAGGCAGGAGATTCCATCGTATTGATAAAATCATTAGACGTAAAAGGTTCTACATTGAATGCAAAAATGGGAACGGTGGTAAAAAACATCCGTCTGGTAGAAAACAACACAGATCAGATTGAGGGTAAAATTGAAGGTCAGGTGATTGTGATCCTTACTAAATATACCAGAAAACAGGGTGCTTAA
- the pncB gene encoding nicotinate phosphoribosyltransferase yields the protein MMQLNPAVTLSSILDNDFYKITMQQGVVRLFPGAKARYKFINRGKHSFPPGFAKALREAVNQMALLKLSREEKHFLEVTCPYLDPVYLDFLEGYRFNPEEVRIEQQDDQLEVHVEGLWYRTILWEVPLMSLICELFYILSGSERINNDEVIEVTRKKIENLRKLGVTVAEFGTRRRYSYQVHRLVLQSLTQFGAGSFIGTSNVHMAMLHQTKPIGTHAHEWFMFHAARYGFKMANAMGLEHWVNVYRGDLGIALSDTYTTEVFFSQFDKMFSKLFDGVRHDSGDPLLFADKVIAHYQNMGIDPKSKTIIFSDGLNYEKVARIADYCRDKIGMSFGIGTNLTNDAGPDPMNIVIKMTEAHPKDGEWTEVVKLSDEHGKYTGTDRMINLAKTILQID from the coding sequence ATGATGCAATTAAACCCCGCGGTAACACTTTCTTCAATACTTGATAACGACTTCTACAAAATTACTATGCAGCAAGGGGTAGTTCGCTTGTTTCCTGGTGCAAAAGCTCGTTATAAGTTCATTAACCGGGGCAAACATTCGTTCCCGCCTGGATTTGCAAAAGCGTTAAGGGAAGCGGTCAATCAAATGGCTTTACTGAAGCTGAGCCGGGAAGAGAAACATTTTCTGGAAGTGACCTGTCCGTATCTGGATCCGGTATACCTGGATTTTCTGGAAGGTTACCGGTTTAACCCCGAAGAAGTCCGTATTGAACAGCAGGACGATCAGCTTGAGGTTCATGTCGAGGGGCTTTGGTACCGGACCATTTTATGGGAAGTTCCATTGATGTCGCTCATCTGCGAATTGTTTTATATCCTTAGCGGATCCGAAAGAATCAACAATGATGAGGTCATAGAAGTGACGCGAAAAAAAATTGAAAACCTTAGAAAATTAGGAGTTACAGTCGCAGAATTTGGTACACGAAGACGTTATTCTTATCAGGTACATCGCCTGGTCCTGCAATCCCTGACACAATTTGGGGCCGGTTCATTTATTGGGACAAGTAATGTACACATGGCTATGCTCCACCAGACCAAACCAATTGGAACCCATGCTCATGAATGGTTTATGTTTCATGCAGCCCGTTATGGGTTTAAAATGGCCAATGCCATGGGCTTGGAACATTGGGTAAATGTTTACCGCGGAGATCTGGGCATTGCCTTATCAGATACGTATACCACTGAAGTCTTTTTCAGTCAATTTGATAAGATGTTCTCCAAACTCTTTGATGGAGTGCGGCATGACAGTGGAGACCCGCTGTTGTTTGCGGATAAAGTAATCGCTCATTATCAGAATATGGGGATTGACCCTAAGTCTAAAACGATTATTTTCTCTGATGGTCTGAATTATGAAAAAGTGGCCCGCATTGCAGACTACTGCAGGGATAAAATAGGAATGTCTTTTGGAATAGGAACAAACCTTACCAATGATGCTGGTCCCGATCCGATGAATATCGTTATTAAAATGACGGAAGCACATCCTAAAGACGGGGAGTGGACAGAAGTGGTGAAACTCTCCGATGAACATGGAAAATATACCGGAACGGACAGGATGATCAATTTAGCAAAGACGATTTTGCAGATTGACTAA
- a CDS encoding DoxX family protein, producing MKNFPFISLSACLMLLRLSVAFIFLAHAIIRVTGGTVVRFGEYLNNKGFVYGTPLVWGVTVYEVLGGVLLAFGIFTKWLSAGFIGIITLGIVIIHLENGWFVGEHGAGGCEYSFLLIIALMVIAAADKKK from the coding sequence ATGAAAAATTTCCCCTTCATCAGTTTGTCGGCTTGTCTGATGTTATTGAGGCTTTCTGTGGCATTTATTTTTCTCGCTCACGCGATAATACGGGTTACCGGAGGAACGGTGGTTCGTTTTGGAGAATACCTGAATAACAAAGGTTTTGTGTATGGGACGCCATTGGTTTGGGGGGTGACGGTCTATGAGGTACTTGGCGGGGTATTACTGGCTTTTGGTATTTTCACAAAATGGTTGTCGGCGGGTTTTATTGGGATCATTACGCTTGGAATCGTGATCATTCATCTGGAAAATGGCTGGTTTGTGGGAGAGCATGGGGCAGGAGGTTGTGAATATAGCTTCCTGTTAATCATCGCATTGATGGTGATTGCTGCGGCCGACAAAAAGAAATAA
- a CDS encoding sterol desaturase family protein, translating to MSPNKRLKVGQGQISGYISIFLSTLALLGIFCFRYPEQLTTPEFREVYTEEVVEMMMTIGIIASFFFALLSLILSKKIKWALTGTSIAAVAIILGAFTVQGRSVEKTDWHFGLDWMILDLLLMTVIFIPLELFFPKNKSQTKFHEEWRTDLMYFVISHLFIQFFGIVTQKPAVLFFGWIGLEKVHLWVQGLPFLAALFLAFFTTDLFQYWAHRFFHTRVYLWRFHSIHHSTKSMDWLAGSRTHFMDIFFTRAMTFIPLYILGFSTTVFNVYIIFIAIHAVLIHANTRVNFGPLKYIFTTPQYHHWHHCEDPKYYGHNFASIFPFIDLMFGTYYLPGKKWPAGTGVHEAQYPKGFIKQSIYPFTKSPFDTDLNMEERSDR from the coding sequence ATGTCTCCAAATAAGCGTTTAAAAGTCGGACAGGGTCAGATCAGCGGATATATCTCCATCTTTTTATCTACATTGGCCCTTTTAGGAATTTTTTGTTTCCGGTATCCTGAACAACTGACTACCCCCGAGTTTCGTGAGGTTTATACCGAAGAGGTGGTGGAGATGATGATGACCATCGGTATCATTGCCTCCTTCTTTTTCGCATTACTCAGTTTGATTTTAAGTAAGAAGATCAAATGGGCACTGACAGGGACTTCAATTGCCGCGGTAGCTATTATTCTTGGCGCATTTACTGTTCAGGGACGCAGTGTGGAAAAAACCGACTGGCATTTCGGACTAGACTGGATGATTCTGGATTTGTTGCTGATGACGGTCATTTTTATTCCTTTAGAGTTATTTTTTCCTAAAAACAAGTCGCAAACGAAATTCCATGAAGAGTGGAGAACCGACCTGATGTATTTTGTCATCAGCCATTTATTCATTCAATTTTTTGGTATTGTAACCCAAAAGCCTGCAGTTTTATTCTTTGGCTGGATCGGGCTGGAAAAAGTTCATTTATGGGTTCAGGGTCTACCTTTCCTGGCTGCTTTATTCCTCGCTTTTTTTACTACAGATTTGTTTCAATACTGGGCGCATCGCTTTTTCCATACCCGTGTATACCTCTGGCGTTTCCACTCCATCCACCACTCTACAAAAAGCATGGACTGGCTGGCAGGTAGCCGTACTCATTTTATGGACATCTTCTTCACCAGAGCCATGACCTTTATTCCATTGTACATTCTTGGATTTTCTACCACGGTTTTCAATGTCTACATCATTTTTATTGCCATACATGCCGTACTGATCCATGCCAATACCAGGGTGAATTTTGGCCCCTTGAAATACATCTTTACTACTCCTCAGTATCACCACTGGCACCATTGCGAAGACCCGAAATATTATGGACATAATTTCGCTTCTATCTTTCCCTTCATTGACCTGATGTTTGGCACTTATTACCTGCCGGGAAAGAAATGGCCTGCGGGAACAGGGGTACATGAAGCTCAATATCCCAAGGGTTTTATCAAACAATCCATTTATCCCTTTACAAAAAGTCCATTTGATACAGACTTAAATATGGAAGAACGTAGCGACCGTTAA
- a CDS encoding SRPBCC family protein, translating to MKILKVILGGIVLIVVLLLIVALFVKKDYAVEREITINKPKSEVFDYIKLLKNQDLYSVWLKRDPAAKKEYKGTDGTVGFVAAWDSKNKEVGKGEQEISKITEGERIDMKLRFIEPFESNDDAYMSTESVSETQTKVRWGFKGTMKYPMNLMLLCMDMEGMLGKDLQKGLDDLKVILEK from the coding sequence ATGAAAATCTTAAAAGTAATCTTAGGCGGAATCGTACTGATTGTTGTACTTCTCCTGATTGTTGCGTTATTCGTTAAAAAAGATTATGCTGTAGAACGGGAAATCACTATCAACAAGCCGAAATCTGAAGTATTTGACTACATCAAACTTTTGAAAAACCAAGACTTGTACAGTGTATGGTTAAAGCGTGATCCTGCTGCAAAAAAGGAATATAAAGGTACCGATGGAACGGTAGGTTTTGTAGCTGCCTGGGATAGCAAAAATAAAGAAGTTGGCAAAGGAGAACAGGAAATTTCAAAAATCACAGAGGGAGAAAGAATCGACATGAAACTTCGTTTTATAGAACCTTTTGAATCAAATGACGACGCTTATATGAGCACAGAATCCGTTTCAGAAACACAGACTAAAGTGAGATGGGGTTTTAAAGGAACTATGAAATATCCTATGAACCTGATGTTACTCTGCATGGACATGGAAGGCATGCTGGGTAAAGACCTGCAAAAGGGATTGGATGATTTAAAGGTGATACTCGAAAAATAG